From Scomber japonicus isolate fScoJap1 chromosome 22, fScoJap1.pri, whole genome shotgun sequence, one genomic window encodes:
- the LOC128383659 gene encoding Fc receptor-like protein 5, which produces MFKEEFVSLSCEEDDSSAGWKLRRNTTKETRKECDEWGESAGSSCKFSHIVPLDSGVYWCESREGATSNSINITVTGGPVILQSPVLPVMEGDDVTLHCKNKTSNLPAGFYKDGSHIRTEPAGHMTIHHVSKSDEGFYKCNSSSHGESPSSWISVTGEEVQVKSSQRSSNVTVN; this is translated from the exons CTCTCTGAGCTGTGAGGAGGACGACAGCTCTGCTGGATGGAAGCTGAGGAGGAACACAACCAAAGAAACCAGGAAGGAGTGTGATGAATGGGGAGAATCAGCTGGTTCCTCCTGTAAATTCAGCCACATCGTCCCACTGGACAGTGGAGTTTACTGGTGTGAGTCCAGAGAGGGAGCAACCAGTAACAGCAtcaacatcactgtcactg gTGGACCAGTGATCCTGCAGAGTCCTGTCCTCcctgtgatggagggagatgatgtcactctgcacTGTAAAAATAAGACCTCCAACCTCCCAGCTGGTTTCTATAAAGATGGCTCCCACATCAGGACTGAgcctgcaggtcacatgaccatcCACCATGTTTCCAAGTCTGATGAAGGCTTCTACAAGTGTAACAGCAGCAGTCATGGAGAGTCTCCATCCAGCTGGATCTCTGTCACAGGTGAGGAAGTTCAAGTCAAATCAAGCCAAAGAAGCAGTAACGTTACAGTGAACTGA